From the genome of Vicia villosa cultivar HV-30 ecotype Madison, WI linkage group LG2, Vvil1.0, whole genome shotgun sequence, one region includes:
- the LOC131647930 gene encoding histone deacetylase HDT1-like, whose protein sequence is MEFWGAEVKVGESVKVDPQEFEACIHLSQAALGESKKDKANESVVIYLKVGDQKLVLGTLNREKIPQTTLELVLDKEFELSHSSKTSSVHFCGYKAYYPDNDSEGEDDFSDSDEEEIPLAQPIENGKPETKAADQVVSEAKKAPAKSGASAKQVKVVDPKEENDDDSDDESDDDLDSSDEEMGDADSEDEDESDEEETPVKKVDQGKKRANESASKTPVPSKKSKNSTPEKTDGKKAVHTATPHPKKGGKTPGSEAKSPKSGGQLSCSSCSKTFNSETGLSQHSKAKHGAQ, encoded by the exons ATGGAGTTCTGGG GTGCTGAGGTTAAGGTTGGTGAATCTGTCAAGGTTGATCCACAAGAATTTGAAGCTTGCATTCATCTTTCtcag GCTGCACTTGGTGAATCTAAGAAAGACAAAGCTAATGAATCTGTTGTTATTTACTTGAAAGTTGGTGACCAGAAGCTTGTTTTGGGAACTCTTAACAGGGAGAAGATTCCTCAGACTACTCTTGAGTTGGTTCTGGACAAGGAGTTTGAGCTTTCTCACAGTTCTAAAACTTCTAGTGTCCATTTCTGTGGATACAAAGCTTACTACCCTGACAATGA TAGTGAGGGAGAAGATGACTTTTCTG ATAGTGACGAGGAGGAAATTCCTTTGGCCCAACCCATAGAAAATG GGAAACCAGAAACAAAGGCTGCAGACCAGGTTGTTTCTGAAGCTAAGAAGGCTCCTGCCAAGAGTGGAGCATCTGCTAAACAAGTGAAAGTCGTTGATCCTAAGGAGGAAAACGATGACGATTCTGAtgatgaatctgatgatgatcTTGATAGCTCTGATGAAGAG ATGGGTGATGCTGATAGTGAAGATGAGGATGAGAGTGATGAAGAAGAGACTCCTGTGAAGAAG GTGGACCAGGGGAAGAAGAGGGCTAATGAATCTGCATCTAAAACCCCAGTTCCTTCCAAGAAGTCAAAAAATTCCACTCCTGAGAAAACTG ATGGTAAGAAAGCTGTGCATACAGCAACTCCTCACCCCAAGAAAGGTGGAAAGACTCCAGGCAGTGAGGCCAAATCTCCCAAGTCTGGAGGACAACTCTCTTGCAGTAGCTGCAGCAA GACATTCAACTCTGAAACCGGACTTAGCCAGCATAGCAAGGCCAAACATGGTGCTCAGTAA
- the LOC131653569 gene encoding splicing factor U2af small subunit B-like has protein sequence MAEHLASIFGTEKDRVNCPFYFKIGACRHGDRCSRLHTKPSISPTILLSNMYQRPDMITPGVDVHGQPIDPRRIQDHFEEFYEDLFEELSKYGDIESLNVCDNLADHMVGNVYVQFREEEHAGKAVKNLTGRFYAGRPIIVDFSPVTDFREATCRQYEENTCNRGGYCNFMHLKRISRELRRQLFGKRHDRRSRSRSRSPYRHRSYEERSHRSPHRSRSSKYDDRDRDRDYHHESDSRRRRTSSPGRRRGRSPSRSRSPVGRRNRSPVRDGSEERRARIEQWNREREEKEPANKVTTEETYNGNNGHSQNASRYHENHQQQQSPQEGY, from the exons ATGGCGGAACACTTAGCATCAATCTTCGGCACAGAGAAAGACAGAGTGAATTGTCCATTCTACTTCAAGATCGGAGCATGCCGACACGGCGATCGATGCTCCAGGCTCCACACGAAGCCAAGCATCAGCCCTACCATCCTGCTCTCCAATATGTACCAGCGTCCTGATATGATTACCCCTGGAGTCGATGTTCACGGCCAGCCTATTGATCCGCGTAGGATTCAAGATCACTTTGAAGAATTCTATGAGgatttgtttgaagaactctctAAGTATGGGGATATTGAAAGTCTTAACGTTTGTGATAATCTTGCTGATCACATG GTTGGTAATGTGTATGTTCAGTTCAGAGAGGAAGAACATGCTGGAAAAGCTGTAAAGAATCTCACTGGAAGATTCTATGCCG GTCGCCCGATCATTGTTGATTTCTCTCCGGTGACAGACTTCCGTGAGGCTACTTGCAGGCAGTATGAGGAGAATACTTGCAACCGTGGTGGTTATTGCAATTTCATGCACTTGAAAAGAATTAGCAG GGAATTGAGGCGCCAGTTGTTTGGAAAGCGCCATGATAGGCGCAGTAGGAGCCGGAGCAGGAGTCCTTACCGGCATCGAAGTTATGAGGAGAGGTCTCATCGCAGCCCTCATCGCAGCCGTAGCAGTAAGTATGACGACAGAGACAGAGACAGAGACTATCATCATGAAAGTGATAGCAGGAGACGCAGGACCTCAAGTCCTGGACGGAGAAGGGGAAGGAGTCCCAGTCGCAGTCGAAGTCCTGTTGGAAGGAGGAATCGTAGTCCAGTCAGGGATGGTAGCGAGGAGAGACGTGCGAGAATTGAGCAGTGGAATAGAGAGAGGGAAGAGAAAGAACCCGCAAATAAAGTTACTACTGAGGAAACTTATAATGGCAATAACGGGCACTCACAAAATGCTAGCAGATATCATGAGAATCATCAGCAACAGCAATCTCCTCAGGAGGGATATTGA
- the LOC131653568 gene encoding uncharacterized protein LOC131653568 yields MSSSSSSQAQAKEQDDSIKPLWQYVTKIKKTSAGGGNSEIQCHLCKITFSGSYTRVRAHLLKISGQGVKVCKKVTTDKLLDLTKMDNEYTLKMERLKTKPVSLPPISSAPEDSSTLNITVEPKKRKTSTLEAAFNLQSREELDYKIARMFYSAGLPFHLARNPHFREAFSYAANNSIPGYQPPSYNKLRTTLLQNERNHVENLLQSIKSTWNQKGVTIVSDGWSDPQRRPLINFMAVTESGPMFLKAVNCFNEVKDREFIAKCIREVIMEVGPSNVVQVVTDNAPVCKAAGLIIEAEFPSIYWTPCVVHTLNLALKNICAAKDTEKNSIVYKECSWITRVADDAIFIKNFVMGHSMRLSIFTSFSPLKLLSVASTRFASTIVMLRRFKLLKTGLQQMVISEQWSSYKDDDVQKAQFVKDTLLDDNWWEKVDYILSFTNPIYDVLRRTDTEASCLHLVYEMWDSMIEDVRKAIYTHEGISNAEISTFHQVVHAILIDRWTKSSTPLHCLAHSLNPRYYSIEWLSEDPNRVPPHQDIELTDEREKCFRRLFPDADERRTVNIEFANFSDGREGFGNLDAIVDRDKMDPKTWWLVHGARAPLLQKVALKLLAQPCSSSCCERNWSTYSFIHSLKRNKMAPHRAEALVFVHSNLRLLSRNTPQYHQEETKMWDVAGDEFGSLDDSGFLEVANLSLDEPGLEAGFINNI; encoded by the exons ATGAGTTCTTCTAGTTCTAGTCAAGCTCAAGCAAAAGAACAAGATGATTCCATCAAACCTTTATGGCAGTATGTTACAAAGATTAAAAAAACGAGTGCCGGAGGTGGAAACAGTGAAATTCAGTGTCATCTTTGTAAGATAACTTTTAGTGGGTCTTATACTAGAGTGAGAGCACACTTGTTGAAGATATCGGGACAAGGCGTAAAAGTTTGTAAAAAAGTAACAACTGACAAACTTTTAGATTTAACCAAGATGGACAATGAATATACATTGAAGATGGAAAGGCTAAAAACAAAACCAGTCTCTTTGCCTCCAATTTCTAGTGCACCCGAAGATTCTTCCACCCTAAATATCACTGTTGAACCAAAAAAGAGAAAGACATCAACACTAGAAGCTGCCTTTAATCTGCAATCTAGAGAAGAACTGGATTATAAAATTGCTAGGATGTTCTATTCTGCAGGGCTACCATTTCATTTAGCAAGAAATCCTCACTTTAGGGAGGCTTTTTCTTATGCTGCCAACAATTCTATACCTGGTTATCAACCCCCATCTTATAACAAACTAAGGACTACATTACTTCAAAATGAGCGGAACCATGTGGAAAACTTGTTGCAGTCGATAAAAAGTACATGGAATCAAAAGGGTGTGACTATTGTTAGTGATGGATGGAGTGATCCACAAAGAAGACCTCTTATTAATTTCATGGCTGTCACAGAGAGTGGACCTATGTTTCTAAAGGCGGTAAATTGCTTTAATGAGGTAAAAGATAGAGAATTCATTGCTAAATGTATCAGAGAGGTAATTATGGAGGTTGGACCTTCAAATGTTGTGCAGGTAGTGACGGATAATGCACCTGTTTGTAAGGCAGCGGGTTTAATTATCGAGGCTGAGTTTCCTTCTATTTACTGGACCCCATGTGTTGTGCATACATTAAATCTTGCTTTGAAGAACATATGTGCAGCCAAGGATACTGAAAAAAATAGTATTGTTTATAAAGAGTGTTCCTGGATCACCAGAGTTGCGGATGATGCAATATTTATCAAGAACTTTGTCATGGGTCACTCTATGAGATTGTCAATTTTCACTTCATTTAGTCCATTAAAGTTGCTTTCGGTTGCTTCAACAAGATTTGCATCCACTATTGTAATGCTCAGGAGATTTAAGCTTTTGAAGACGGGACTCCAACAAATGGTGATTAGTGAGCAATGGTCTTCTTACAAGGATGATGATGTTCAAAAGGCACAATTTGTGAAGGATACCTTGTTGGATGATAATTGGTGGGAAAAAGTTGACTATATACTTTCTTTCACTAATCCTATTTATGATGTTCTTAGAAGAACCGACACGGAAGCTTCATGTCTTCATCTAGTTTATGAAATGTGGGATTCAATGATTGAAGATGTGAGGAAGGCCATATATACGCATGAAGGAATATCAAATGCTGAAATTTCAACCTTTCATCAGGTAGTCCATGCTATATTAATTGACCGCTGGACTAAGAGTAGCACACCTCTCCATTGCCTAGCTCATTCtttaaatccaag GTATTATAGTATAGAATGGCTAAGTGAAGATCCTAATAGAGTCCCTCCACATCAAGACATTGAGCttactgatgaaagagaaaaatgtTTTAGAAGGTTGTTTCCTGATGCAGATGAAAGGAGGACAGTGAATATAGAGTTTGCAAACTTCTCAGATGGAAGAGAAGGTTTTGGCAATCTCGATGCTATTGTTGATAGAGATAAAATGGATCCAAAAACATGGTGGTTGGTTCATGGTGCCCGAGCTCCATTACTTCAAAAGGTTGCGCTTAAGCTACTTGCACAACCTTGTTCATCATCATGTTGTGAAAGAAATTGGAGCACTTATTCATTTATCCATTCTTTGAAAAGAAACAAGATGGCACCACATCGAGCAGAAGCTTTAGTATTTGTGCATAGTAACCTTCGACTTCTATCAAGGAACACTCCCCAATATCATCAAGAGGAAACTAAAATGTGGGATGTCGCTGGAGATGAGTTTGGATCATTAGACGACAGTGGATTTCTTGAAGTTGCTAACTTGTCTTTGGATGAGCCCGGCTTAGAGGCTGGTTTTATCAATAATATATAG